One genomic region from Nostoc sphaeroides encodes:
- a CDS encoding Crp/Fnr family transcriptional regulator → MEDRYSLQAQANSWMIASAPFFQGLPETAVESALIHLVTRTHPANQVILLENDWGGSVYFILDGWVKIRTYNLEGKEITLNILGKGELFGEMAALDEVPRSTDVITLAPTIIGSMPAQDFVKLLQIEPLAGVRLAQLMARRLRQVNRRLRLRESDSQSRVADTLVFLAEGQGKKGQTGTEIPNLPHRELSSLSGLARETVTRVLTRLEKKGLIKRDQDTICIPDLSALERMIV, encoded by the coding sequence ATGGAAGACCGATATAGCTTGCAAGCACAGGCTAATTCCTGGATGATTGCCTCGGCTCCCTTTTTTCAAGGGTTGCCAGAAACTGCTGTAGAATCAGCCCTCATCCATCTTGTTACCCGCACTCACCCAGCCAATCAGGTAATTCTGCTAGAAAATGACTGGGGCGGTTCTGTGTATTTTATTCTGGACGGATGGGTAAAAATTCGCACCTACAATCTGGAGGGAAAAGAGATAACGCTGAATATTCTTGGTAAAGGGGAATTGTTCGGCGAAATGGCGGCGCTAGATGAAGTGCCTAGATCCACAGATGTGATTACCTTGGCCCCAACGATAATCGGTAGTATGCCTGCTCAGGATTTTGTCAAGTTACTTCAGATAGAACCCTTAGCGGGAGTTCGATTGGCGCAACTAATGGCACGACGTTTGCGGCAAGTAAATCGCCGATTGCGGTTGCGGGAATCTGATAGCCAGTCACGGGTGGCAGATACGTTGGTATTTTTGGCAGAAGGACAGGGAAAAAAAGGGCAAACAGGAACTGAAATCCCCAATTTACCTCATCGGGAATTGAGTAGTTTGAGCGGACTGGCGCGGGAAACTGTAACAAGAGTATTGACAAGACTAGAAAAAAAAGGCTTGATTAAACGGGATCAAGATACTATTTGTATTCCCGATTTGTCAGCCTTAGAAAGAATGATCGTGTAA
- a CDS encoding sugar transferase, producing MNHLYLYSVNCSQQPFHPSTLSVRKRLIDIVGAIVGLIITFMVAILVAIVTFVHEPNPIFYSQIRCGLNGKTFRIWKFRSMIVDADKLKHLVENQAKGHIFKSADDPRITPVGKFLRRTSLDEFPQFWNVLVGDMSLVGTRPPTPDEVSHYDPHHWDRLRVKPGITGEWQANGRSSITDFETIVKMDIDYQRKWSITYDLSLIIKTIWVVLKKTGAY from the coding sequence GTGAATCATCTTTATCTTTATTCAGTTAATTGTTCGCAACAGCCTTTCCACCCGTCAACCTTAAGCGTGAGAAAACGATTAATTGACATTGTTGGAGCCATTGTGGGGCTGATAATTACATTTATGGTAGCAATTCTTGTAGCAATTGTTACCTTTGTTCATGAGCCAAATCCAATATTTTATTCCCAAATTCGCTGTGGTTTGAACGGAAAAACTTTCCGCATCTGGAAATTCCGTTCGATGATCGTCGATGCTGATAAGCTCAAGCATTTGGTTGAAAACCAAGCCAAAGGTCACATCTTTAAATCTGCTGACGATCCTCGCATTACTCCTGTGGGTAAATTTTTGCGGCGTACTAGTTTAGACGAATTTCCCCAATTTTGGAATGTTCTCGTAGGGGACATGAGTTTAGTTGGTACTCGTCCACCCACTCCTGATGAAGTCAGCCATTACGATCCACACCATTGGGATAGATTGCGAGTTAAACCAGGTATTACTGGAGAATGGCAAGCTAATGGGCGTTCTAGCATCACAGACTTTGAAACCATTGTCAAGATGGATATAGATTATCAACGCAAATGGTCTATAACTTATGACCTGAGTCTAATTATTAAAACTATTTGGGTAGTCTTGAAAAAGACTGGGGCTTATTGA
- a CDS encoding HNH endonuclease, producing MSVYIPVELKKEIRNYFADCCAYCRTAEALTVTTFEFEHIIPLSAGGKTIFENLCLACPSCNRYKATRQTAIDPNTQNEVKLFNPQQQLWADHFTWSEDATEIVGLTTIGRATIYTLKMNRLQLTRVRKMWVKMGEYPPNI from the coding sequence GTGAGTGTTTACATTCCTGTTGAATTAAAAAAGGAAATTCGTAATTATTTTGCTGATTGTTGTGCTTACTGTCGCACTGCTGAAGCTTTAACAGTCACTACCTTTGAATTTGAGCATATCATTCCCTTGTCTGCTGGAGGGAAAACTATATTTGAAAATCTCTGCTTGGCTTGTCCATCTTGTAATCGTTATAAAGCAACTCGCCAAACAGCAATTGACCCTAATACTCAGAATGAGGTTAAATTATTTAATCCACAACAGCAACTGTGGGCAGACCATTTTACTTGGAGTGAAGATGCTACAGAAATTGTAGGACTTACAACCATTGGTAGAGCAACAATCTATACTTTAAAAATGAATCGTCTGCAATTAACTCGTGTGCGGAAAATGTGGGTGAAAATGGGTGAGTATCCACCAAATATTTGA
- a CDS encoding catalase family protein — MTNPTSSTTEQEAIIDDIIAGSLQAQQKTGPDLRQIHSKSHGLLSGEFIIEPNLSEDLKVGLFKTPQTYPVWIRFSNGGAPQKRGQFNSDSQPDVRGIAIKVMNVDGQKVLDDEEKTQDFILNNYPIFLTKDVRDYADLSRAGSGELTPERLEELGYAFAILQKIGSHKIGNPLLIQYWSMAPFKFGSRIVKLSVKSQQPEQQPETLPESENYLRETLVKYLTEEGKEASFDFLIQFYVDDEKTPIEDHVKEWQETDSPFIKVATVRIPSQKFDFEERKRLDEGILFSPWHTLLEHEPVGSVNLSRKRLYSELAKYRREQIAQRLREPQPYVAVED; from the coding sequence ATGACTAACCCAACGTCATCTACCACTGAGCAAGAAGCAATCATCGACGACATTATAGCAGGTAGTCTCCAAGCTCAACAAAAAACCGGCCCAGACCTCCGCCAAATTCATAGCAAAAGTCATGGACTCCTTTCGGGAGAGTTTATTATTGAACCCAATCTTTCTGAAGACCTGAAAGTAGGTTTATTCAAAACGCCCCAAACCTATCCTGTGTGGATTCGTTTCTCTAATGGTGGTGCGCCTCAAAAGCGTGGTCAATTCAACTCCGATAGCCAACCTGATGTTCGCGGTATCGCCATTAAGGTGATGAATGTGGACGGGCAAAAAGTGCTGGATGATGAAGAAAAAACTCAAGATTTTATACTCAACAATTATCCTATTTTCTTGACTAAAGACGTTCGTGATTATGCTGATCTTTCCAGAGCAGGTAGTGGAGAACTTACCCCAGAGCGGCTGGAGGAACTTGGTTACGCCTTTGCTATCTTGCAAAAAATTGGCAGCCATAAGATAGGAAATCCACTTTTGATTCAATATTGGAGCATGGCTCCGTTTAAGTTTGGTAGTCGCATTGTAAAATTGTCTGTCAAATCTCAACAGCCGGAACAACAACCAGAAACACTTCCAGAATCAGAAAATTACCTCCGAGAAACGCTGGTAAAATATTTGACTGAAGAAGGGAAAGAAGCGTCTTTTGACTTTTTAATTCAGTTTTATGTAGATGATGAAAAAACACCGATTGAAGACCACGTTAAAGAATGGCAAGAAACAGATTCCCCGTTTATTAAAGTTGCAACTGTCCGCATTCCCAGCCAGAAATTTGACTTTGAAGAACGCAAACGTTTAGACGAGGGTATATTGTTTTCCCCTTGGCATACACTGCTAGAGCATGAGCCTGTTGGAAGTGTAAATCTATCTCGTAAGAGGCTTTACAGCGAACTTGCAAAGTATCGGCGAGAACAAATTGCCCAACGTTTGCGGGAACCACAACCTTATGTAGCGGTTGAAGATTAA
- a CDS encoding 5-formyltetrahydrofolate cyclo-ligase, with protein sequence MDKVNHQLNKAELRRTLLKTRQSMPVQEWREKSDRLCSHLQNSTLFTQAKTILAYFSFRQEPDLSPLFANTKYRWGFPRCIDKKSLSWHISTPNDSIQSGAYGITEPHPDAPLLNPAEVDLILVPSVACDYRGYRLGYGGGYYDRLLSLPQWQTKPTIGIVFEFAYLSEILIEPWDKPLQAVSTETGLTQKG encoded by the coding sequence ATGGACAAAGTTAATCATCAATTAAATAAGGCAGAACTACGGCGCACTCTACTCAAAACACGTCAATCAATGCCCGTTCAAGAGTGGAGAGAAAAAAGCGATCGCTTATGCTCTCATTTACAAAACTCTACTTTATTCACCCAAGCAAAAACAATACTAGCTTATTTCAGCTTTCGCCAAGAACCCGATCTCAGTCCACTATTTGCAAACACCAAATACCGTTGGGGATTTCCTCGCTGCATTGATAAAAAATCCCTATCTTGGCATATTTCGACACCGAATGATTCTATCCAAAGCGGCGCTTATGGCATTACTGAACCACACCCCGACGCTCCCCTATTAAATCCGGCTGAAGTGGATTTGATTCTTGTCCCCAGTGTCGCTTGTGACTATCGAGGATATCGCCTGGGCTATGGCGGTGGATATTACGATCGCTTGCTCAGTTTACCGCAGTGGCAGACAAAGCCGACTATCGGAATTGTCTTTGAGTTTGCCTATTTGTCTGAAATACTTATAGAACCTTGGGATAAACCACTACAAGCTGTTTCTACGGAAACCGGATTGACTCAGAAAGGCTGA
- a CDS encoding GDP-L-fucose synthase family protein produces the protein MTALELNNKRILVTGGSGFLGRQVIDQLCIAGADREKITITRSRDCDLRVWENCQRAVDQQDVIIHLAAHVGGIGLNREKPAELFYDNLIMGTQLIHAAYQARVEKFVCIGTICAYPKFTPVPFKEDDLWNGYPEETNAPYGIAKKALLVQLQSYRQQYGFNGIYLLPVNLYGPEDNFDTGSSHVIPALVRKVHEAQIKAEKQLPVWGDGSPTREFLYSEDAARGIVMGTQFYNESEPVNLGTGYEISILDLVTLICELMEFKGEIVWQTDKPNGQPRRCLDTERANLAFNFTAQVGFEQGLKNTIEWYRQHAA, from the coding sequence ATGACCGCCTTAGAACTAAATAATAAACGCATTCTCGTCACCGGTGGGTCGGGGTTTCTAGGTCGTCAGGTGATAGATCAACTGTGTATTGCAGGGGCTGATCGTGAGAAGATTACAATCACGCGATCGCGCGATTGTGATTTACGTGTTTGGGAAAATTGCCAACGCGCAGTTGACCAGCAAGACGTAATTATCCACCTAGCAGCTCATGTTGGGGGTATCGGTCTGAACCGTGAAAAACCCGCAGAGTTGTTCTACGATAATTTGATCATGGGAACGCAGCTAATTCACGCTGCCTATCAAGCTCGAGTAGAAAAATTTGTTTGTATTGGCACAATCTGCGCCTATCCTAAATTTACTCCCGTGCCATTCAAAGAAGATGATCTTTGGAATGGCTACCCAGAAGAAACCAACGCCCCCTACGGAATTGCAAAAAAAGCCCTTTTAGTCCAATTGCAATCTTACCGCCAGCAGTACGGTTTTAATGGGATTTATCTACTGCCAGTGAATTTATATGGCCCAGAAGATAACTTTGACACAGGAAGTTCTCACGTTATTCCAGCATTAGTTCGCAAAGTTCACGAAGCCCAAATTAAGGCAGAAAAGCAACTTCCAGTTTGGGGTGATGGCAGTCCCACCCGTGAGTTTTTGTATTCAGAAGATGCCGCGCGGGGGATTGTTATGGGAACTCAATTCTATAACGAATCGGAACCAGTTAACTTGGGAACAGGTTATGAAATCTCCATCCTTGATTTAGTAACTCTAATCTGTGAATTGATGGAGTTTAAGGGTGAAATTGTTTGGCAAACTGACAAGCCAAATGGTCAACCCCGCCGTTGTTTAGATACTGAACGGGCAAATCTTGCCTTTAATTTTACGGCTCAGGTGGGCTTTGAGCAAGGGTTAAAGAATACCATTGAGTGGTATCGTCAACACGCTGCATAA
- the gmd gene encoding GDP-mannose 4,6-dehydratase: MTQLKRALITGITGQDGSYLSEFLLEQGYEVHGIIRRTSTFNTDRIDHIYEDPHKEGVRLFLHYGDLTDGTTLRRILEEVQPVEIYNLGAQSHVRVSFDSPEYTVDAVGMGTLRLLEAIRDYQHRTGIQVRFYQAGSSEMYGLVQAIPQTETTPFYPRSPYACAKVYAHWQTINYRESYDLFACNGILFNHESPRRGETFVTRKITRAVAGIVAGKQKKIYMGNLDAKRDWGYAKDYVKAMWLMLQKDQPDDYVISTGETHSVREFLELAFSYVNLNWENYVEFDERYLRPSEVELLIGDSSKARQKLGWAPSVTFEELVSLMVEADLQALGHTSPNGNGSQFPLDIATSRQQLGALHF, from the coding sequence ATGACGCAACTGAAGCGAGCGTTGATTACTGGTATTACTGGTCAAGATGGTTCATATCTAAGTGAGTTTCTGTTGGAACAAGGTTATGAGGTTCATGGCATTATTCGCCGGACTTCTACCTTTAATACAGACCGCATCGATCACATTTACGAAGACCCCCATAAAGAGGGAGTGCGGTTATTTCTTCACTATGGTGACTTGACAGATGGTACAACGTTGCGACGCATTTTAGAAGAAGTCCAGCCAGTAGAGATTTACAACCTGGGCGCTCAATCCCATGTCAGAGTAAGCTTTGATTCACCAGAATACACGGTGGATGCTGTCGGAATGGGTACGCTACGTCTGTTGGAAGCAATTCGGGACTATCAACACCGTACCGGAATTCAGGTGCGATTTTATCAGGCGGGTTCTTCAGAAATGTACGGTTTAGTACAAGCAATACCTCAAACTGAGACAACGCCCTTTTATCCCCGCAGCCCTTATGCCTGTGCGAAAGTTTACGCCCACTGGCAAACTATAAATTATCGTGAGTCTTATGATTTGTTTGCTTGTAATGGCATACTTTTTAACCACGAGTCACCACGCCGGGGTGAAACCTTTGTAACTCGCAAAATTACTAGAGCAGTGGCTGGTATCGTTGCTGGTAAGCAGAAAAAAATTTACATGGGTAATTTAGACGCCAAGCGAGATTGGGGCTATGCAAAGGATTACGTCAAAGCAATGTGGTTGATGTTGCAGAAAGACCAGCCAGACGATTACGTAATTTCTACTGGTGAAACCCACTCGGTGCGAGAGTTTTTGGAACTAGCATTTAGTTACGTAAATCTCAATTGGGAAAATTATGTAGAGTTTGATGAGCGTTACCTCCGTCCATCTGAGGTAGAGTTGTTGATTGGTGATTCTTCCAAAGCCCGCCAGAAGTTGGGCTGGGCACCATCAGTAACTTTTGAAGAACTAGTTTCTTTAATGGTAGAAGCAGACTTACAAGCATTGGGTCACACTTCACCAAATGGAAATGGTTCGCAATTTCCATTAGATATTGCTACTAGTCGTCAACAACTCGGCGCTTTGCACTTCTGA
- a CDS encoding sugar transferase, translating into MTAQSSLLSGKRGVRQDTRASTRFLKRPQKTKTPKVKPKGLSFQGLNGEFAKRLFDIVFSLSVLILFFPVYLILALLIAFSSQGPIFYIQERVGKNYKTFNCIKFRTMVSNADEILMQMMETSPELREEFESSFKLKKDPRITEIGRFLRITSLDEFPQFWNVLKGDMSVVGPRPLVAEELPKYGSYIDEILTIRPGITGLWQVSGRNDIPYPRRVQIDLHYARFRNLWLDLWIILKTVDVVILPKNNGAY; encoded by the coding sequence ATGACTGCCCAGAGCTCACTCCTCTCCGGCAAACGAGGCGTAAGGCAAGACACCAGAGCGTCTACGCGTTTCTTAAAACGCCCTCAAAAAACGAAAACACCAAAAGTTAAACCCAAAGGTTTATCTTTTCAGGGTTTAAACGGAGAGTTTGCTAAACGACTGTTCGATATAGTGTTTTCGCTGTCGGTGTTAATTTTGTTCTTCCCCGTCTACTTAATTTTGGCCTTGCTGATTGCTTTCAGCTCACAAGGCCCAATTTTTTATATCCAGGAACGGGTAGGGAAAAATTACAAAACGTTTAATTGTATTAAATTCCGAACAATGGTAAGCAATGCGGACGAAATCCTCATGCAAATGATGGAAACATCCCCCGAATTGCGAGAAGAATTTGAAAGCAGTTTTAAGCTAAAAAAAGACCCCCGGATTACCGAAATTGGCCGATTTTTGCGAATTACTAGCTTAGACGAATTTCCCCAGTTCTGGAACGTTTTAAAAGGGGACATGAGTGTAGTCGGCCCCCGACCCTTAGTAGCAGAAGAACTGCCAAAATACGGTTCTTACATTGATGAGATTTTAACGATCCGTCCAGGAATTACAGGTTTGTGGCAGGTGTCTGGGCGTAATGATATACCCTACCCTCGGCGAGTCCAAATAGACCTGCATTATGCTAGGTTTAGGAATTTATGGCTTGATTTATGGATCATCTTGAAAACTGTTGATGTAGTCATTCTGCCCAAAAATAACGGGGCATACTGA
- a CDS encoding glycosyltransferase encodes MPLKYALVHEWLTPKATGGSELVVREILNHIDADLYALIDFESSNPESYLYKRQIGKTFLQNFPSARNGIQNYLPLWPLAIEQLDLRHYDVILSSSHAVAKGILTTPEQIHICYCHSPMRYAWDLTFDYLRHSKLGSGFPGWVTRYLLHSLRQWDVLSANRVDYFIANSQHTARRIWRCYRREATVIYPPVNIAQFPFLSEKDDFYLTVSRLVSYKQISLIVKAFNQLKRPLVVIGTGDEMNKIREMANSNIQILGWQPDNVVKKYMSRAKAFVYAACEDFGIALVEAQACGTPVIAYGAGGALETVRDIRSCADTGTGIFFKTQTEAALVEAVEKFEVYEGSFSSEYMRSHAAQFSPQIFADRYLDFVNKCNEKRPFL; translated from the coding sequence GTGCCCTTGAAATATGCTCTGGTTCATGAGTGGCTGACACCCAAAGCCACCGGTGGTTCAGAACTCGTTGTCCGAGAAATTTTGAATCACATTGATGCTGATTTGTATGCCCTCATCGATTTTGAATCCAGTAATCCTGAAAGTTATTTATATAAGCGTCAAATTGGCAAGACGTTTCTCCAGAACTTTCCATCTGCCCGCAACGGTATACAAAATTACTTGCCTTTGTGGCCTTTGGCAATTGAACAACTTGATTTGCGGCATTATGACGTAATTCTGTCTTCATCCCACGCTGTTGCCAAAGGAATTCTTACCACTCCCGAACAGATACATATTTGCTACTGTCACAGCCCTATGCGCTATGCCTGGGACTTGACTTTTGATTATCTACGCCACAGCAAACTAGGCAGTGGTTTTCCTGGATGGGTAACGCGATATTTATTACATAGTTTGCGTCAGTGGGATGTATTAAGTGCCAATCGAGTTGATTACTTCATTGCCAACTCGCAACATACAGCTCGGCGGATTTGGCGTTGCTATCGACGAGAAGCAACAGTCATTTACCCACCAGTGAATATTGCTCAATTTCCATTTCTGTCTGAAAAAGACGACTTTTATCTGACTGTTTCCCGCTTAGTGAGTTATAAGCAAATATCGTTGATTGTCAAGGCTTTTAATCAACTAAAACGACCATTAGTAGTCATTGGTACAGGAGATGAAATGAACAAGATTCGTGAAATGGCAAACTCTAATATCCAAATATTAGGATGGCAACCCGATAATGTGGTAAAAAAATATATGTCTAGGGCTAAGGCGTTTGTATATGCAGCTTGTGAAGATTTTGGTATTGCCCTAGTGGAAGCACAAGCCTGTGGCACGCCAGTGATTGCCTACGGTGCAGGGGGTGCTTTAGAAACAGTGCGAGATATTCGCTCTTGTGCGGATACAGGGACAGGTATATTCTTCAAGACGCAAACAGAGGCGGCTTTAGTGGAGGCAGTAGAAAAGTTTGAAGTGTATGAGGGTTCGTTCAGTTCTGAGTATATGCGATCGCACGCCGCGCAGTTCTCACCGCAGATTTTTGCAGATCGTTATTTAGATTTTGTAAACAAATGCAACGAAAAAAGACCATTTTTATAA
- a CDS encoding NAD-dependent epimerase/dehydratase family protein, whose amino-acid sequence MRILIMGGTRFIGVYLTQLLVEQGHEVVLFNRGNRPAPSLEGVGQIIGDRTDATQLKAKLSEENFDVIFDNNGRELTDTQPLAEIFQDRVQHFVYMSSAGVYLKSDQLPHVEGDSVDPKSRHKGKHETEAYLTQLGLPFTSIRPTYIYGPRNYNELEGWFFDRIVRDRPIPIPGNGLHITQLGHVKDLAQALTKVLGNKQAIGQIYNISGDRFVTFDGLARASAVAAGKSPDAVKIVHYDPKKFDFGKRKAFPMRVQHFFASVNKAQTELNWHPEYDLISGLQDSLENDYLANAKDKADVDFSVDEEILQAL is encoded by the coding sequence ATGCGAATTCTGATTATGGGCGGTACTCGGTTCATTGGTGTCTATTTGACTCAACTACTAGTGGAACAAGGACATGAGGTGGTGCTGTTCAATCGGGGAAATCGGCCAGCACCTTCTTTAGAGGGAGTAGGACAAATTATAGGCGATCGCACTGATGCTACTCAATTAAAGGCAAAGTTATCAGAAGAAAACTTTGATGTCATTTTTGACAATAATGGGCGGGAACTTACTGATACTCAACCACTAGCAGAGATTTTTCAAGACCGAGTGCAACATTTTGTCTATATGAGTTCTGCGGGGGTATATCTCAAATCTGACCAATTGCCCCATGTAGAAGGCGATTCAGTAGATCCTAAAAGTCGCCATAAAGGTAAACATGAAACAGAAGCTTATCTAACTCAATTGGGATTACCTTTTACTTCCATTCGTCCTACTTATATTTACGGGCCTCGTAATTATAATGAGTTAGAAGGCTGGTTTTTTGATAGAATTGTGCGCGATCGCCCCATTCCCATCCCCGGAAATGGCTTGCATATCACCCAGTTAGGTCATGTAAAAGACTTGGCACAAGCTTTGACTAAGGTTTTGGGGAATAAACAAGCCATAGGACAGATTTATAATATCTCTGGCGATCGCTTTGTCACTTTTGATGGTTTAGCCCGTGCTAGTGCTGTAGCGGCTGGCAAATCACCCGATGCTGTAAAAATCGTCCATTACGACCCGAAAAAGTTTGATTTTGGCAAACGCAAAGCTTTTCCGATGCGGGTGCAGCATTTCTTTGCTTCGGTGAACAAAGCACAAACAGAATTAAATTGGCATCCTGAATATGATTTGATTTCTGGGTTACAAGATTCTCTAGAAAATGACTATTTAGCTAATGCAAAAGATAAAGCTGATGTTGATTTCTCTGTAGATGAAGAGATTTTACAAGCGTTGTAA
- a CDS encoding Uma2 family endonuclease codes for MYQTDPPRPPKETLPTMYDLPSEYPEDSGLPDEFHLFQPQLLRETFCPPNYPAEEVFVATDLNLYYDLRHTLWYKRPDWFAAVGVSRLYEQQNLRLSYVIWQEGVAPFVVVELLSPGTEKEDLGQTLREINQPPTKWEVYERILRVPYYIVFDRYTDKLQAFQLIADSYSELDLTTPRVWMPGLELGLGLWQGSYQRIERLWLRWYDASGNWLPTPLEKLERESQRANRLAAQLRELGVNPDEL; via the coding sequence ATGTACCAAACAGACCCGCCGCGCCCTCCAAAAGAAACTCTACCCACCATGTATGATCTTCCCAGTGAATACCCGGAGGACTCTGGTTTGCCTGACGAATTTCACCTTTTTCAACCCCAACTTCTGCGCGAAACCTTCTGTCCACCTAACTATCCAGCAGAGGAGGTATTTGTTGCCACTGACTTAAACCTTTACTATGATCTCCGGCATACACTGTGGTACAAACGCCCGGACTGGTTTGCTGCTGTGGGAGTTTCGCGTCTCTACGAACAGCAAAACTTGCGTCTGAGTTATGTCATCTGGCAAGAAGGGGTTGCTCCTTTTGTCGTGGTAGAATTGCTTTCTCCTGGCACTGAAAAAGAAGACTTAGGACAAACTCTGCGGGAGATTAACCAACCGCCGACCAAATGGGAAGTTTATGAGCGGATTTTGCGAGTTCCTTACTACATTGTGTTTGACCGCTACACAGATAAACTTCAAGCATTCCAATTAATTGCAGATAGTTACAGCGAATTAGACTTGACTACCCCACGAGTGTGGATGCCGGGTTTGGAACTGGGCTTAGGACTTTGGCAAGGTTCTTACCAACGAATTGAGCGATTGTGGCTACGTTGGTATGATGCATCTGGGAATTGGCTTCCCACACCCCTAGAGAAACTAGAACGAGAAAGTCAACGTGCTAACAGATTAGCAGCACAACTGCGAGAGTTAGGCGTTAACCCTGATGAGTTGTGA
- a CDS encoding SMP-30/gluconolactonase/LRE family protein: MGQYPLQNVLGARARLGEGPIWDSSKSLLYWVDIYNHRVHQFNPATGENSFFDVGDVVGAIATAGADRLIMALRHHLAFLDTQTGVVTPILEIEGNLPDNRLNDGKCDPQGRFWFGSMCSLEKPHASLYRYDKDGSLHVMETGLTISNGLGWSPDQKTFYLADSPQQKIYSYDFNSVTGNISNRRVFVDLTHESFHPDGLTIDSEGHIWSAMWDGWCVIRFNPKGEEILRIKLPVQLPTSCTFGGEDLQTLYITTASVGLSQAEIEKSFYSGDLFALQTDVTGLPNNDF, translated from the coding sequence ATGGGACAATATCCACTCCAGAATGTTCTAGGAGCCAGGGCCCGCTTAGGTGAAGGCCCCATCTGGGATTCTAGCAAAAGCCTACTGTACTGGGTTGATATTTATAACCATCGGGTGCATCAGTTCAACCCTGCTACGGGGGAAAACAGCTTTTTTGATGTGGGAGATGTCGTAGGTGCGATCGCAACAGCAGGTGCAGATAGATTAATTATGGCACTGCGTCATCACCTGGCATTCCTCGACACCCAGACAGGTGTAGTTACCCCCATTTTGGAAATTGAAGGAAATTTACCAGATAACCGTCTCAATGATGGTAAATGTGACCCTCAAGGACGTTTTTGGTTTGGCTCAATGTGTTCTTTAGAAAAACCCCATGCTAGCCTCTATCGCTATGATAAAGACGGTTCATTGCATGTAATGGAAACAGGATTGACTATTTCTAATGGTTTGGGGTGGAGTCCCGATCAAAAGACATTTTACCTAGCAGATTCTCCGCAGCAAAAGATATATTCTTATGACTTTAACTCAGTAACAGGAAATATTAGTAATCGTCGGGTTTTTGTTGATTTAACTCATGAATCCTTCCATCCAGATGGGTTGACAATAGACAGTGAAGGACATATTTGGTCAGCTATGTGGGATGGATGGTGTGTAATTCGTTTCAATCCCAAGGGTGAAGAGATATTGCGGATAAAGCTACCTGTGCAATTGCCAACTAGCTGTACTTTTGGCGGCGAAGATTTGCAAACACTTTATATTACCACTGCTTCAGTTGGACTCAGCCAAGCAGAGATCGAAAAAAGCTTTTACTCTGGTGATTTGTTTGCTCTCCAAACTGATGTTACTGGATTACCTAATAATGATTTTTAG